From Rhododendron vialii isolate Sample 1 chromosome 7a, ASM3025357v1:
TCACAATGATGTGCATTCAAACAGGCCCTAAAATCCATTTCGGGACAGACCCGGTCCAAGAACTCTCGCCGTAGACCCACTTTCCATGTTGCCGTCATCTTCCTTCCCTCTCCAGTCTCCACCCCCATTTCCCTTCCCTGCGTTACGAACAGGGGAAAAAACCTGAAGAGAGAAAAACCCGTTTCATATTCTAATCAATGGCTTCCACTCCCAAAAAGCGGCCAAAACCCACAACCAACAAACACCACAAatctccttcttctccttcacATACCCTCCTCATTAAGGAACCCCCGCCGAACTTGTTTCCATCAGCGTCCGAGTTCTTAAGACTCATCGCCGTCGTTGCCATCGCCGCTTCCGTCGCCTTCGCCTGCAACTACGTGGTTTCGTTCCTGAATCGGCAGCCGAATCCCTTCTGCGACAGCAATGCGGATTTCGATTATTCTCTCTCCGGTACGTACGAGCCTCGCTGTCTTTGAATTATATGTAGTTGTTGCCTCCTTGATTGTAGGGTTCATTCGTGGTATCTTTTTATTGGATTGTAGTATTACCTCGTATTTTTAACGAACAAACTGTTGGAAAATGTTAAACTCGGCtatgtaagaagaagaaaagctgaAATTTTAGACTAAGAACTGTTCTAAGAAACTGAGAATTTGACTTGGGCAGTTGGGTGTTCGTGTATCATCACTTTATGGTTAATGGAGAGcatcgaaaaaataaataaaaatgaaacggAGTATTTCATGGTTAGGGTGATCAGATGAAATGATGCCTTAGTTCTCGGCTGTCCAGCCACTACTAGCGATTCCGGCTTCATGCAGGCGAGTTGCAGCGTGCAATCCGAGCTGAGGACAGGTTTTTTTGAGCTAGGATATGACTGGTTGGTTGGTTGTGGTTTTGTGTTGCATGGTGGGTATTTATTGGGATTTTTGGTGGTGTTGTGTTGAATAGGAACTCTTTACCTTCTTTTACTTTTgtaagcaaaacaaaatggaaaaaattcGTTGGGCAAAGTGTGAGAGTGTTATTGATTTATTGCAGTAAGAGTGTCATTGTTGTTAGAAGAAATAGGTGATTTAAGTCAGTTCGCATTCGCATTGGTCACAAAGAATTATGGGGAGTTCAGTAGGAGTTTTGACTGGGGATGCAATGGCCTTCTAGGTAGTTCAGTTTTGGATCCATTTAGACTGATAGTCTGATACTTGCAGTCTCATATGAAAATCGAGGTAATTCTGTAGCTCCAACTCGCAATAAAATTTAGTGTTGAAAAACCAAACTGACTGAACAAACCTGGAAAAATTTCCGCACTTCCGTCGATTTTATATGTAATTCAGTTCGGTTTGCtttaatattttgaaaaacCATAAAGATCGGTTCGGTTTCGTTTGAGCGGGTAAAGGACTGAACCAAACTGACTCTGAAACTCTAGTTACTCTACTGTCCTTTTCTAATTCCAGCCCTTGGTTTCTTTAGTGGTAGAGCACATCTATGCTTTCCATATGCTGCAGAAATGCAAGAAGCAAGCACGAGTAACCCTGTTGACCTCAATGCAAAGTGAAAAGCCTACCAGATGTATTTCACCTCTGGCCTCCTACCCtcgtctgtgtgtgtgtgtaatcgGGGATCTTTATTCAGTTTTTGTTCAATGACACTACAATGATCAATTTTAAGTCATATGGATCAATATTCATTGGGTGTTCCACGAAGAACTTAAGTGTTTGGAATCTGGATGGTATAGTACTGACAATCTCACAACTTCCGTGTTCATATTCATGGTTTGATCTTCTTCGCCGCTGTTTCTAAATCCCTTATAGGCAAACTGACTACACTAAACCTAAGAGCTTTGATTATCACCGAACTGAACGGTATCTGCGTCAAGCAGGAATATTCACAAAACGAGGGACTTAGTTCGGTGGAAATAATGGCCAAAAACTAACAGAAGGAACCAGTAATGCTCAATATTTATGGTGTGAGAGTTTTCGTTCATGCATTTTCTAATCTATTATAGTTTCTTGAATTCTCTTGCTAGGATTTTGCAGCTGTTATATACTCATCCTATAAAAAATCTGGGGATGCTATAGTTGGAGTTTGTCCAACTTCTTACATCTTTTgtttggaggaaaaagttgttgggttatgttgtttttgtttatcaAAGTCATATTGTCTTTGTTATCTCGTCACTAACTTAAGCAGTTGTGAAGTTTTGGATTTTTATTGCGTTGTCAATCCTTTTGTTCAGTCTTCGACCGAGCCATGTGCACTTTGTTGAAAGGGGCATCGTTGTGTTCTTTTACCTGCATATATGTACTCTTTTAGCCAATGTGAGTTATTTACAGAGTTATTTACAGATTCCAGTAAATTTTTAGTTATTTACAGGCCCCTTTATTGATCAATTTTTAGATCGGTTCgagcttttttgttgaatagtGGTGGTGTACAGGGCTTTTTGTGCAGGTGGCTCTCTTTTTGTAtacgggcggcattcccttaatgccttcttttAAATACAATTGcttacttatccaaaaaaaaattacagattcCTGTGAGCCTTGTCCAAGCAATGGAGAGTGTTACGAAGGGAAGTTGGAATGTGCTCATGGATATAGAAAGCATGGGAAGCTATGTGTAGAAGATGGAGAAATAAATGAAACAGCTAAGAAACTTGTATGTACTTATGGTTACCTATTCTAGTCTTTTGATCACTATGGATGAAAAAGTCTCATTATCTATCCTCTTGATATCATGAGTGATTTTCTAATCTGCATGTGTTGCATGTTGCATTGCAGTCAGAATTGGTAGAAACTCGTGTCTGTGAAGCATATGCTCAATTTTTGTGCGAAGGAACTGGGGTAGTTTGGGTCTGTCACCTTTAAAACTCTCCGAACTTCATATAGGGGATAATTGAGTTCTTTCTATTTCTGTATGCGGTTAAACAACGTACTTATTTTTCAGATTCAGGAGGATAAGTTATGGAATGATTTAGACGAATTCAAGTTGAAGGAGAATCAGGGCTTGGATGGCcccatatatatgtatgcaaAGAAAAGAGCAATAGAGATGGTTGGTGAATTGTTGGAGACGAGGAAAAATGATGAAGGGTAAGTTATTGCTCACCTTCAATCAGGCAAAAGtgcatttctattttctttaggCCTCAGTTGGGAGAAGTCTAATTCAGGCTTccttcttctgcttcttcttcttcgtcttctttttttcatataGGGTCAAGGAAATGAAGTGTCCAGATTTGCTAGTCGAGTACTACAAACCAATAACCTGTCATGTCCAGCAGTGGATCGCCAAACATGCTTTTATTTTAGTGCCACTTTGTGCATTGGTATTATCCTTTAAAGCTTAGCTATGCTAGCACCTGTCAAAGCTTGCTCACAACATTAATATTAACAGCTCATTGGAAGCATATGGTTATGGTTGAAAGTTCAACGGAGATGTTATCTATCAACTAGAGCTGGAAACCTTTACCACCAGGTATGAaaggtcttttttcctttccttgaaCATTCAATGTTGAATTGTTATTCCGGCTATGAGTTTGGTCCTTACTCCTTACAGAGGCGTCCCTTCTTAATTAAGGAGGTCTTGGTTGATGCACTGACACAGGACGGAGATGTTACCATTTTACACTATCCTGTTCTAGTATAACCATGTGATTCTTGTAAAGGAAGAACATGATGTCATAGGAATAGTTCTTCCCACAGTTGGTAATGGTTGAACTACTTTTGACTTGTAAAAATTTGTGGGCTAATATTAGAAGAGGGCAGTTGAAGGATGAGTGAATGACATTGGTATTTTAAGTGAAGGGAAAGTAAAGAATGACAATTATCTCTAAGTCAAGGATTACTaggaaaaaatgcaaatatacTTGGAAGCTAACTTCAAattaaaagtactctcatggaCACATAGCTGCATAAGAATTCATAAGCATGCCCACAAAATGTTAGCTAAGTGGTATCTCTTGCAACTATCAGTGACTAGGCCAAATGTGCAGGTGTCCACTGACTACTTCTGAACAAAAAGGTGGTGAAAAGACTGGCTGGCGAGCATCATTAATACATATTGGATGAGATGGCTTATTGCtttgtcctctttttttttttttggtttggattaacTTATTGCTATGGGCCTATGGCTGTATTGTGGTTTGTTGAATATTTGCACTCATTGAACTGATGCGAATGTGATAGGTTTGCGAGATACTTGAAGAGCATGCTTTGGTTGCCAGGAGTTTAAATGGTGAGGGTGAACCTTGGGTTGTTGCTTCATGGTTAAGAGATCATCTTTTGTTGCCTAAAGAAAGGAAGGACATGACCATATGGCAAAAGGTATTCATGTATCTCTTGTCACCTTGCTTTTACTGAAGTAAATGAATGGcttgttctttcttccttctaaTTGGTaagaaaacagttttggcaAAATTCTTCCTTGTCCTTGTGAGGGGAAAGGAATGCTTAATGAAAAGGTACTTTTCCTTGGTGAattgaattatcaaaaatgctaggggtacatatgaaatgtacatattatgtacatatcagttttgtggggcccacctcgggtcccacaaagatgattcaaaccacccattatttttcaaacatttttttatggagccctgtaaaaaatcagcacaacccgatatcggtaagaatgttttcttaatttgtggaggcgaaactacttaactgcttagtttcgcccttacaaattcagaaaaattcttaacgatatcgggttgagctgattttttacagggctcaataaaaagatgttttaaaaataatgagcggttcagatcatctttgtgggacccgaattgggccccacaaaatctatatgtacattgtatGTACATATTGTATGTACCAATAGCAGCACTCTTGAATTATCCTTCAACATATTGTGGTGTATaggcagtgttctaaaataaGGAATTAATCAGCGATTAATTGCTGGCGGAGCCTATctgattaggtccgactaaccattaattgccgattactaattaatatgcaccgattaatccgattaatAGCTCGAAGGGGGCCGACCGcctgactagcgcctagcgacttttagaacattgtgtATAGGTTCTTGGTATTTACAAGTAAAATGATGGAAACGATCACTAATATTGTTAATATGGAGTGAAATGTAAAGACAAAAGTCaatacaaagaaaaatggaaaattggaTAGGTTGTTGCAGTATCCTATAGACCGTATCTAATCAATTGCCCGTTTATCTTCAGAATTTATTGTGCTCGTTTTAGGTCACTATTTTGGTATAGTTTCATTGTTTGTAATTATAAGTAATGAGCCAAGTTTATGGATGGCACCCCTTGTTCTCTTTCTTTGGTGTAAACTAACTTAAAGGGGACTCACTAACATGAAGCTCTTGCTAGAGTGGTGTCTGGGAAACTTAAGATGTATGCAACCTTACCTCCATTTCTGGAGAGGTGGTTTCCTTGTCTAGTATTTTTAGTAATGAAAAAACTAATGAGCCAAGGGTAATATTAACAATTCTATGccgaccaaaacaaaaaaaaaaatatcaacaatTCTAGATTCGTTGGACATGGGTCTGTGACTATGGGTTCTTTGTTCTTATGTTGTACTAAGTTTCTCCTTTTTTTCAAGTTGCACTTTTAGTGGAAGTTGGACTTTTAGTGGAAGTTGGACTGGAGAACTACAGTACCCTATATGAGTATCTGGTTCGATATTTATGTATGAAGAATTGAGTTCATGAGCACATGGATTGTGTACGTGTGCTATAGTTAACCTCAATAGGATGAAGCTTAAGGAATTCTAGGAGAGATTCctcaattcttcttcttcttcacaaatGACTGAATTACTGGTCATGTAGCCCTGTTCAGTCACCAAAGACTCTATTCATCCCCAAGGCACAAAGAAcgtttttgttattattattaccATAATCGgcattattgttgttgttgtcgcTCTTATGATTTAGTAGGGTACTCTTGGTAAGTATTTAGTTACGATAATGTAAGATAAGATCATGATTAGAAACTAGTTATGATATGTTTTGTTATGAGTACACTTTTTCTGGTTTTACTAGGATTCTAATTCTATCCTGTTaagattttgattttatataataaataagaGATTCTTTGATGTATTATTGGCAGTTTGATTAatgagaattgagtttaagGTTGTGGCCTTGAGTGAGGTCTGTGGCCCATTTGTGCACTACCTTTCTTCCCCTTTCTAATCCTGCATCAGGTTGCCATCGAAAAAATCTTTCATAAGACAAACTCATTGAGAAAGAGATACCTTAGTGAGTTTGGATATAGTTGACAATGGAGAATGAATTGGCTAATGAATAAGTTTATTTTTGGAGCTATGGTGGTCACTAAGATAGTGCTTGAGTCGCTGGAGGGTGGTTGTGCGAGACGAAAGGCCATCTAAGAGCGGGAAAGAGAGACATTTGAGGGCAGGATTGATGGAAATCAAGTCTCCTGTCTCCTTGTAGATGCAATAGCTTGCATGTAAAGAGACAGAGGTGGGAGGAGCACCATTATATGAGGGCACATGCCCAAATGGTGCAAAGGCCAGCAAGCTGCCTTTGGAGCCTTTGAGGGGCTTACACCTTCTTTGGGGGCTAGTGCTAACTGGTAGTATTGCCAATTAAGGCACAAAAGAAATTCCATTTTTAGTTGGGTTGAATGAATAAATGGATAGAGCCCTATGGCTTCAATTTTTCTaggtaagaaaaagaaacaagctTTAGCGATTTATTAGATAATCGAAAACAGAGGATCTTCAATACTATTCGAAATTCAGAAGAACTACGCGGGGGGGTCATTGAACAACTAGAAAAAGCCCGGGCTCACTTACGGAAAGTGGAAATGGAAGCAGATCAGTATAGAGTAAATGGAACTTTGTTATAAATTACCCCCATACTTATCGGGCTCGGGATTAACAAGAATGGTTGGGACAACAAACGTCCATCTCGTTCGTATTTTGGATACTCGTATAACCATCGAAGGCTGTTGAAGTGACTCATTCCTAGAAATTCAGAGGCGTTGAGAACAAAGAAATTGTTGGAATTATCATTTCTATCTAGCACCAACACGTTTGATGTTAAGAAAAGAGCTCTTGCAGGAAGGTTGGGTAGAGATTTCTTGTAAAAACACTAGCCCTGCTCAGTTAATAATGAGAATATGAAATAGCACACTCTTTAAGACTAATCAAGATGCAAGTCCCTCAAGAGGTAAGGGGCAAACCGCTTGGTCGAACCCTCTTTAACTTTAGCCACCAAGCTACAAGATCAAGCGCACTTAGGAGGTTCATGTTATGGTAATGAAAATGCTTTAGTTCTGTATCTAATCTATGGAACAGTTTTAGATCTATTCTTTAATCAAGACATATGTTTAGTTCGATTCTCAATTCTTCTTGCACAGGAACTAGAAAACCCTCAACATGGTAAGATGGTTTTTAAAAGTTGGATTATCCAATAGTGaatagccgaccccaagtgattgggacgtaaggctcggtttggtttggtttggattatCCAATAGTGAAAACACAAGGGACCCAAATTGCAAATAATTTGTTTCTGAACATAtgatagaaattaaaaaatgggaTCTAGAACAAAAAGACATTGGTATGAGCATACAACATTCCAGCTTGTTCTAGAACTTCTACAGGGCCTTGCTTATTCGTCTTAAGATGAGAAGGACTTGTAATCAATCAAATAGCCATTGTTTGCCGATAATATCTCTACTTAGTACTTTGCATCATGGGCTTTTGCCTGTTTTTCCCAGCATATATTCCTTAATGTGTGGTTCAGTTAAGTACAGGCTGGTTCAAGCCAACTGTTGGGTCAAACACTGGCATCTCCACTTAAATGTAATTATTGCATGTGCAacttttttcgcatttttttgAAGCTTTGTTTTGATAGTTGCATACCTAAGCGGCCTCGTTTGATAACTGTGTTAGATATGGTGGGATTCGTAAGAAGATGGGATTAGGGTGGAATTCGTAAGGAGATAGGATTAGGGGTAGGATTCGTAAAGAGATGGGATTAGGAATATCACGTTTGTTTCGCACACATAGGATAGGATTGGAATAATGAAGTTCCAACATTGCCCTTGTGGATATCAATGAAGAATTGATCGATGAAGGAAGTATGGGCAAGGAGGTCATTTTGCAGCCAAAGCTTGGGAAAGGATTAGTAATACCTGGTAGGAGGTGGTATTGTTAATCCCATGAATTGGGAGGATTGATAATCCCATGTCCATCCTAATACCATCCCCTTTTGTGCAACCAAACAATGAGTTAGAGGTTCCACAGAATTAGCAATCCTATCCCAACCTCTAACTCACTTATCAAACATTAATCATTAAGCCTAACAAGTTTAAAGAGTTTGTGATTGCCTTTACTTTCTTGTAGGTTgaggagttggttcaggaagaTTCTCGTTTAGATCAGTACCCAAAACTGGTGAAGGGTGAATCTAAAGTGGTGTGGGAATGGCAAGGTATGAAACATGCTCTACTTGAACCCGACTATTATGCCTTCCACCTAATGCCGTGAGATATATGTTTTAGCTGCATCTGATAGCCTGGAAGAGAATGAAAGAAGACTTGAAATAGGACCGTAGAAATATTGTTTTTTGGTTTATGATGGGAGATTCACCATCTTCGCAAGCAACAGATTaaatgatgaagattttgaATGTGATTTGTTGGCTTGGAAACGCGTATAAGAGGCTCCTAGTTGTTGTGTATGTGATTGCTTGGATCAATTTCTTGTGGCAGACCTCAAGTGCTGGTTATTATGTCTTCCCTTGTTGTTTAAGCTACATCATGAATCACGTTGATTTCTTCTACTACTGTTGCTTCTAGTGGATAAGGAAAGTGTGATGCCCAATCATTACGAAAGATTCTCCAACCAAATATGAattactggaaaaaaaatatgtgaagaAATAGATGGACTGTGTTTGGTAGAATAACTTGATGAACTTCATCTACAACTTTCACACCTGAATTTCTCTCCCACTTCTTTTATTGttcctctttcctttttccaGTTGAAGGCTCTTTGAGCTCttcaaagaagagaaagaaggcCGAGGAAAGCAAACTGAAGTTGAGCGAAGGCATTACACCATCTTTGAATCAGCAAAACTATGGATTGAAAGGTGGTGATTGGGTAAACAGGTAAAACTTGTATCCCAACCCTTTTTTCCTGTTTGGGCTAATGTACTGTATGTGCATCACAAGAGTCGTACAGTATTCTCCTTAACGCCTACTTCTTGGTTTTTTGTATGGCTTGTACAAGTATTACCATAAGTGTTCATGCCATTACAGTTTTCGGGCAAAACAAGAGGCACCATCCTTACATAACTGACAAGGAATCGTATGAAGTCGACAGGGTCCCCTGTTGTTCTCAGAAGCCTTGATAATCTAGGAAGCTCAGCAACAGGGTTCTGGCTGGAATCACATGACGACACAGTTGCATAGTCtctgtgtgtgcgcgcgcaGGCGCATGTGTGTGTAGTGTATGCTTATGTCTATAATGAGCATTACGTAATGGTTTTGCATCTGCAACGGCTCTGTGTTATTGAGAACTGAGTACAACTTCGTTCTccgtaagtttttttttttttttgaacggtgtTCTCCATAAGATTACGTTACCTATAATGTAAAGAGAGGAAGTTTTTGAAGGAAAGATCAGAGGATAATGTCGTTAAAATGGTTGAATGACAAAATCTTAGTCTCTGTAAGTTTCAGATTCACTAAACTTCTCATACGGCTGTggtttgttttttctattttcttctacGGTGTCTGCGATGCTTGTTGGTTATAACTATAAGGCTGACACACTTGTGTACAGTTTTATAGGATGACAAATGCTACAAGGTGCCCTTGGGACACAAGTTTGGGGCACTAGTTAGGGGCATTTTAAATgctggtttttgaatttttttttttgaaaaatagtagggataataagtggagagagatagagagataaatgttggaagtagggaaatctagggagaatttttaaaaaaaattctttttgaattgtaaagcaAACAAAGCATAATTACATTTTCTTGTACCCATTCCAACATCTACTAATAATGACATTGAAATTATAAATCACTCCATTAAAAGAAGTCAAACAATATTTTGAATGACAAAATTGACCATATGACTCTTCCCATTCTTCACTCTTTAAGGTGAGAAAAATAATTATTgttttggaggaaaattttAGTTCAACATATGACTCTTCGTATGGAAGGACTGGGCgccaaaaatttctttttatatgAGCAAAATCTTTAGTTCCTCCGAGTTGGAGCAGTTTCTTTGCATAAGAGCAGGTGGAGCAATTTTCAGAAGGACTTGGCGCAAGTTTCTTTCCATAAGAGCAGGTGGGCCCCTGTTTCaaactggaaaaaaagaaaaaaaaaacgtgttcTCAAGTTATTACAAACCGTGTTCTCAAGTTCGTTACATTCCTTTTCCTAAGGACATTACAaaggtatgaatttttttcttatgtTCATTTTCATATCTTTTTGTAAGCTATTTGGAAAGAATTTCTAAATTATTTTACaagacagatttttttttttttttgctattttcacCAAATATTGGTATTTTAATTTGTAGGACAATGGATGGTGAATGTTTGGACAGTGAGTTAAACCaaatgaaaagaagaaacaTTTTTGACTTGAATGAGATTCCTGGTGAAAGTGTCGAAGAGATGAACAATTTAGTGGAAAATGACTTTCAACCTTGTAGGCTCCCCAACCGGATGAAAATGTTGATATGCTCAACAAAGTTGGTTGTCCTTCGATTTCGAAAATGAAAGGTCGTCTAAAAAGAAAACGAGCGAAAGGTAGAAGGGAAGGACATAATTTTACTATATGTCCGGAgaagaaaaacatcatcactggttcacaaaagaagaagaaagtcaCTTCGAGCGACATAGGATTGAATCATATATTTTGTGTGAAGTATTAGAAATTGGAGTTTtggtcaatttttattttagttatctCACCCGAGTTTTATACGGTTGTCATACAACTGTaattttcttcctctctttgagatgttaaaaattgaaactcctaaatttttatttaattatttgtgGTAGTATTATCCAATTGTTAATTTTCCTTATTACGAAGATATTCtaatgttagttttttttcaccattgttttgatgttttctcataTCACCAACTCCAAAAGCATTTTCCTCTCCTTGTGGCcgacaggaaaaaaaataaaaaacccctTTGTATCTAATCTTTTTATTTGcactgaaaagtgaaaaccttTCACCTGCCtaatttttaaaaggaaattagGGTAGTATTGTCTCTAAAAAAAGTATTACAAACATTTATGGGTAGTTTAGAAAATAGTGATGAAAAGTAATACTTTGCGAGTACCCATAAACACAACTCATGGACTTAAATGTATTTATTGCACCTAAAGCATTTAAAGAACTCTAAACATGTGTTCCAAACTTATGCCCCACGGGCACCTATTAGCGGGACAGTTAATTCATTActgatttaaagatataactcattttttatccggttaaaATTGAACTAAGAACGATTAAATCCAAACGAAGGGAGTATTTTCTTTAAGGCGATTGCGAGCATCACTTTTGTTATTaaacttcaaaatattttctactgctgatttaaaaaaaaaaaaaattctactccAAAAGGGTTCTCCGAGTCTATGCCCACCGCTCAACATTTATCGCTCCTCTCACCGCTCTCAATCtcaccatccaaaagtgttttggatgttccaaattttaaaaaactcctCCAGTAATTACCGAGACGGATGGTGAGATATTGAGCGATGAAACAGAATGGTGGAGGCAGAAATGGAGAATCACTTTTTGACTAGTAAG
This genomic window contains:
- the LOC131333691 gene encoding uncharacterized protein LOC131333691 isoform X1, with protein sequence MASTPKKRPKPTTNKHHKSPSSPSHTLLIKEPPPNLFPSASEFLRLIAVVAIAASVAFACNYVVSFLNRQPNPFCDSNADFDYSLSDSCEPCPSNGECYEGKLECAHGYRKHGKLCVEDGEINETAKKLSELVETRVCEAYAQFLCEGTGVVWIQEDKLWNDLDEFKLKENQGLDGPIYMYAKKRAIEMVGELLETRKNDEGVKEMKCPDLLVEYYKPITCHVQQWIAKHAFILVPLCALLIGSIWLWLKVQRRCYLSTRAGNLYHQVCEILEEHALVARSLNGEGEPWVVASWLRDHLLLPKERKDMTIWQKVEELVQEDSRLDQYPKLVKGESKVVWEWQVEGSLSSSKKRKKAEESKLKLSEGITPSLNQQNYGLKGGDWVNSITISVHAITVFGQNKRHHPYITDKESYEVDRVPCCSQKP
- the LOC131333691 gene encoding uncharacterized protein LOC131333691 isoform X4, with translation MASTPKKRPKPTTNKHHKSPSSPSHTLLIKEPPPNLFPSASEFLRLIAVVAIAASVAFACNYVVSFLNRQPNPFCDSNADFDYSLSDSCEPCPSNGECYEGKLECAHGYRKHGKLCVEDGEINETAKKLIQEDKLWNDLDEFKLKENQGLDGPIYMYAKKRAIEMVGELLETRKNDEGVKEMKCPDLLVEYYKPITCHVQQWIAKHAFILVPLCALLIGSIWLWLKVQRRCYLSTRAGNLYHQVCEILEEHALVARSLNGEGEPWVVASWLRDHLLLPKERKDMTIWQKVEELVQEDSRLDQYPKLVKGESKVVWEWQVEGSLSSSKKRKKAEESKLKLSEGITPSLNQQNYGLKGGDWVNSFRAKQEAPSLHN
- the LOC131333691 gene encoding uncharacterized protein LOC131333691 isoform X3, producing MASTPKKRPKPTTNKHHKSPSSPSHTLLIKEPPPNLFPSASEFLRLIAVVAIAASVAFACNYVVSFLNRQPNPFCDSNADFDYSLSDSCEPCPSNGECYEGKLECAHGYRKHGKLCVEDGEINETAKKLSELVETRVCEAYAQFLCEGTGVVWIQEDKLWNDLDEFKLKENQGLDGPIYMYAKKRAIEMVGELLETRKNDEGVKEMKCPDLLVEYYKPITCHVQQWIAKHAFILVPLCALLIGSIWLWLKVQRRCYLSTRAGNLYHQVCEILEEHALVARSLNGEGEPWVVASWLRDHLLLPKERKDMTIWQKVEELVQEDSRLDQYPKLVKGESKVVWEWQVEGSLSSSKKRKKAEESKLKLSEGITPSLNQQNYGLKGGDWVNSFRAKQEAPSLHN
- the LOC131333691 gene encoding uncharacterized protein LOC131333691 isoform X2: MASTPKKRPKPTTNKHHKSPSSPSHTLLIKEPPPNLFPSASEFLRLIAVVAIAASVAFACNYVVSFLNRQPNPFCDSNADFDYSLSDSCEPCPSNGECYEGKLECAHGYRKHGKLCVEDGEINETAKKLIQEDKLWNDLDEFKLKENQGLDGPIYMYAKKRAIEMVGELLETRKNDEGVKEMKCPDLLVEYYKPITCHVQQWIAKHAFILVPLCALLIGSIWLWLKVQRRCYLSTRAGNLYHQVCEILEEHALVARSLNGEGEPWVVASWLRDHLLLPKERKDMTIWQKVEELVQEDSRLDQYPKLVKGESKVVWEWQVEGSLSSSKKRKKAEESKLKLSEGITPSLNQQNYGLKGGDWVNSITISVHAITVFGQNKRHHPYITDKESYEVDRVPCCSQKP